The DNA sequence TCGGAGTCGTGTCGCGTAGCCGGTCACGCCGGAAGACCGTGTGGTCGTGGCCGATGCGTGCCGCAATCCGCTCCCGATCGCCCATCGTCAACCGCCTCGTTGATACGGCTCCATGACACCGCCGATGGCGCCACGCTACGAGCGAAATCCATCGCGGATGAGAAGAGCCGAATCGGCAGAAGCCGGTGAAGGGAGCAGGTACGCTAAGCGGACGTTCATCCGAATGTGCAAGTCGAACATTCTGATAGGACCGGATTCTGGCTTGTATCGGTCGAAGCGTGGCCTAGCCGTCACCTATCCGTACGAACTGTGAGGTGTTCGCACGGGCAACAGCGAAGGAATGTGCATGCGCAACGCCTTTAGGGTGCTACGACGTGACCTCACGCGCATCGGTAGAGCGCCGAAGTCGTGGGCGATCATCATCGGACTGCTGGTGCTTCCCGCCTTGTACGCTTGGGTGAATATCGTGGCGTTCTGGAATCCTTATGGGAATACAGAGCACATCAATGTCGCCGTCGTCAATCAGGACGAAGGGGCCAGTACCGAGCTCACCGGTGAGGTGAACGTCGGCGAGCAGGTGGTCGACCAACTCAAGACCAACAATCAGCTCGGTTGGAAGTTCATGGATCATGACGATGCGATGGACGCGGTCCGTTCGGGCGCGAGCTACGCCGCCATCGTCATGCCGCCGGATTTCAGCAAAGATCTCCTGACCATCACCACCGGTGACTTCGTGCAGCCGCAGCTCGAGTACTACACCAACGAGAAGGCGAACGCGATCGCCCCCAAGGTCACCGAGGTCGGCGCATCGACGCTGGACACGCAGATCAACTCGAAGTTCGTCTCAACGGTGGCGCAGACGATCGCAACGGAGGCCCGACAGGCGGGTGTCGACACCGGGCAATGGCTGATCGGCTCGCGCAGCAACACATTGACTGCGTTGGACCAGGCTCTCGCCACGGTTCAGGCCGCACGCATGAGCCTGACCGATCTGGCCGGCGCGCTCGGTCCCGGTGCCGCGGCCGTCTCCGATGCCAGGAGCGCCCTCGAGCGGGTGGACTCCGCCATCGGCGATCTGACCGATGCGGTCTCGGATGCACAGGGCCTGGTCAACGAGGTGCAGGGGGATCTGTTCGACTTCTCGGAGACCTTGACGGGGGCCTACGTCTCCGGCGCGTCGAACCTCACAGGCGCTACCACCCGCCTGAAAGAGAGCATCGAGCAGGTCGCCGGAGGTGCCGACGCGGCGCGCTCCACGCTGACCACGGCGCGACGAGATGTGCAGGCAGTGATCGACGCCAACCAGGCGTTGCTGGCCACGATGCGCCCGTTGGCGGCCGCGCTTCCCGATGCGGTACCGATCAAGGCCCAGATTCGGCAAGTGATCGACGAGCTCTCCGCGCAGTCGTCTCGCGACCAGGAGCTCCTGGCCACGCTCGACTCCGCTACGGCCGGAGTGTCGACGGTGTCCGATCAGACTGCCGCGGCCTCAGAAGCGATGGGAGCCGTCGAGCGATCGTCCGCCGCTCTGCACGGCGTACTGGTCGGGACGTTCCCGGGCCTCAACCAGTCCATGTCCTCGTTGTCCGCCAGCGTCGGCGCCTTCTCCTCGGCGCTCGATTCGCAACGTGTGCTCGTGGGCGAGGCCGTGGGAATGCTCTCCGAGCTCGAATCACTGCTCGACGAGACCGGTACGGCCGTGACCTCGCTCGACGGGAATCTGCAGGATGTGCAGTCGGATCTGACCACGTTGCAGACCGACTTGAACGCGATCACCGCTGCGGACATCTGGAACCAGGTGAGCGCGCTGACCTCGCTCGACCCCGAGTCGATCGCGGGGTTCATGGCGGGGCCGGTGCAGATCCATGAGAACGATCTGTTTCCGGTGCCGGCGTACGGATCGGCGATGGCACCGTTGTTCACCAATCTGTCCCTGTGGATCGCAGGGTTCGTGCTGATGGTGCTGTTCAAGCTGGAGGCTGATACCGAGGACGTCGAAGGCCTGACGGTGAGGCAGGCGTACTTCGGCCGTTGGTTGCTGTTCGCGGTGATGAGCGTCATCCAGGGCTTGCTGGTGAGTATCGGAAACGTACTGATCGGGGTGCAGACGGTGAACCCGGTCGTCTACGTGGCGACATGTGTCTTCATCGGGCTCGTCTACATGTCGATCATCTATGCCCTGTCGATCTCGTTCGGCTACATTGGGAAAGGGATCGCAGTGTTGCTGGTGATCATGCAGATCCCCGGCGCCTCGGGCATCTACCCGATAGAGATGATGCCGGACTTCTTCAGGGCGCTTTTCCCCTTCTTCCCCTTCACCTACGGTATCGACGCGATGCGCGAGACCATCGGCGGCTTCTATGGCCTCAACTATCTCCGGTACATGGCCGTTCTGACTCTCTTCGCCGCACTGTCCTTCGTGCTAGGAGTGTTCCTTCGCCAACGACTCGGCAACTTCGCGCGACTGTTCAACAGCAAACTGGCGGACACCAATCTGTTCCTGAGCGAGGACGTGCAGACATTGGGATCGCGACGTCGCCTCACGCAACTCGTGCGCGTACTGACCAATCGCGACAAGTTCCGCGCAGACAACGACAGGCATCGGAGTTGGCTCGACATGAACCACAAGGCCCTGCAGCGTGCCGCGCTGATCATCGGCGGGGTAGGGACCGTGGTGCTGTTCGTGATCGGGACTGCGTTCCCGGACGCCAAGGCCACCGTTCTTGGCCTGTGGGGGCTGCTGTGTCTCCTCGTCATGGCGGCCATCATTCTGGTCGAATACATCAGCCAGAACATCATATACGGCGCGGAGGTAGCCGACCTCCCCGACGAGGAGCTGAAGCGCGAACTGGCGGCCGAAGAGGTCGCGATCCGATCCGACGCGCCGCTTGACCAGCTGGAATTGCGGGGGCAGAACTGATGAACAACATCGTCACTCTGATCCGTCAGGATTTCAGGCAGGCGACACGAAATGTGATTCCGGCGATGGTACTGGTCGGGGTCGTATTGATCCCGTCGTTCTTCGCATGGTTCAACGTGCTCTCGAGCTGGCATCCATTCGACAATGTCAGCAACCTCAAAATTGCTGTGGCCAGCGCCGATGAAGGCTTTGAAAGCAACCTGTTCCCGATGCGGCTCAACGTGGGCGATCAGGTGATATCGCAGCTGCGAGCCAACAGCGACATCGACTGGCAGTTCGTCTCCAAAGACGAGGCCATTGACGGTACAAAATCCGAGGAGTACTACGCAGCGATTGTACTGCCCCCGGATTTCAGTCAGAAGATGCTCACATTTCTTTCGCCCGGCGCTTCGCCGGTGAAGGTCGATCTCTATGTGAATGAGAAGAAGAACGCGCTCTCGTCCCTGATCACCGGGGAGGCCGCGACAGACGTCTCGACGCAGATCAATACGAGTTTCACACAGACTCTTGATGAGGTCGGCTTGGCTCTGGTGTCGTCTCTGGCCACGCATCTTGAGGATTCAGACGCGCAGAAAACCCTGGATAGCCTCGAGTCTGCAGTAGGCAGGATCTCAGTGCAGTTGAAGTCTGCGGCCGGCACCGCAGACATGTTCGCGGGGTTGCTCTCGTCCGCCGATACCCTCCTGTCGAGCACGGGTTCTCTCGCCTCGTCGGCATCGCACGCGGTCCAGGACACCACCGGCGCGATCGGTCAGGGAGCGGAGTCCGTGAGCTCGGCGCGGGGCGTGTTGACGTCGGCCTCGGACATGCTGTCCAGGGTCTTCGCGGAGAATGCCGACAGCTACGACACGCTTCGCGCTGCGATCAACCGGAGTTTCGGTCAGGCGCCTTCCGCGCAACAGGCTGGGGCAAGGCTCGGGCAGGCGTCCGGGATGGTGGCTGAGCAGGTCGCAGGGTATACGCAGCTACGCGACCAGTTGAGAGCCCAGGAATCGACGCCTGGCCTCGACCTCGTGACCAAGAAGGCGGTGGGTCTGCTGGCGGACCGTGTCGATGCCGTCATCGACCGTCAGGAGGCACTCAAGCAGCGGCTCGACGCGGCTGCGTCGCCCGCGTCGCAGGGAAACGTGGACCGTGAGGCGACGCGCAATGCGATACTGCAGGACGTTGATGCTGCGCAGTCCGCGCTCGCCGACGCCCGTGATCAGTACACGAACAGCCTGCAGCCGCAGCTCGCCCGTCTCGCGGCCGACCTGCAAGCGGTGCAGGGCAGTTTCGGCGGTATCGGTCAGGATCTGCGCGCGGCGGAGCAATCGCTGGCCGCCGGCGCGGGCTCGCTTAAAGCGGGTCTGGCGGACGGCGAGACAGCGGCCCGGCTTCTGGCGAGCAACCTCGGCGAGTCCGCTGATACCTTCGCCCAACTTGAAAAGGCCCTCAAGGACGCGTCGAACTCGGGTGATCTGAGCGAAGTGTCCCGGATCATCGGCTCCAATCCGGCGAAGTTGGCCTCGGAGCTCGCCTCACCGGTAAGTCTTGAGACGATCCCGGTGTTCAAGGTCGACAACTTCGGTTCGCAGATGGCGCCGCTGTACTCGGTGTTGGGTCTCTGGGTGGGGGCACTGCTTCTGTCTGTGCTCATCCGCACTGAAGTCTCCCGGGATGCTCTTCCGCCATTGAAGCGTCCACTTCGGCCGTGGCAGGAATATTTCGGCCATTTCGCGATATTCGGCGGCCTCGCATTCCTGCAGAGCACGATTCTCTTCGCCGGTCTCATCGGCTTCGTCGGTGTCCGCCCCGCGCACCCGTTCCTGTTGATTCTTGCAGGCTGGGTCATGTCATTCGTCTTCTCGCTCATCACTTATACGCTCGTGTTGGCGTTCGGAGAGGCGGGCAAGGCGATAGCAGTCCTCTTGCTGGTCGTGCAGATCTCCGCGGGCGGGGGTGCGTACCCGTTGGCCGTGTTGCCGCAGTGGTTCCAGAACATCAGTCCCTTCGTTCCCGTCTCTCACGCGACGAGTGCTGTGCGCGCGGCCATCGCCGGGATCTATGAAGGCGACTACTGGAAAGACCTGGGTTGGCTCCTGCTGTTCATCCTTCCGGTCCTGTTTATCGGTCTGGTGTTGCGCCTGGCGGTGAAGAAGTTCAACGACGACCTGAACTCCTCGCTCGAGGGGACCAAGCTGATGAGTGTGTGATCGCTTCGACGGACAGGAGCTTTGCCGGCTCTACGCACGCTGCATTCCGTAGAGCCGCTTTATCGCCATGCAAATGTGCGGCATCAGGGGCGACGGGTACGTCCTTGCTTGCCGCACATGACCCGTAGATCAGTCGGAAGCGCCAGGCTTGTTCGATTTGCAGCATATGCTGCCCGTCGTACTGCTAGGTTCGCATCATGGCTGAGATCGGCAGCGCGGCAACTGCGGAGCACGCCGCGCGGTGGCTGCGAGGAGGCTCGCGGAGAAAGAGCCGTGGGGGCAATCATTCGATTCCGTCGACCTCGACGTCGCATCGGGCGGGGTGGTGATGGCAGCGTCGGTCGGCTGCGCCCGCTACGCGCTCGTGCTCACGCTGTGCGGTCGGAAGCATTTCCACAGTGACGAGCTGTCGATCCTTAGCTTCGATGATCAGCGCCGCAGTACTTTCGCGCAGTCGATGACCGCCCGGAGGGACGCGGTGGACGAGATCGAACGGCCTGTGCGCGTGCGCGAAATCCTCAAAGAGAAGCGGCGCTGGAACTCGTCACTGTCGGCACGGCGCAATCGCTTGTGCACGATGGAACGCCTCCATCCGCCCACGGAGGTGTGACAGGAAAGGCACACATGCGCACATTGTGAGAACCAGGCATTCATGCTTCAACCACGGAGGGAATACCGACCATGACGCTTCCACGCACCAGCGGGCCCAACCGCACCGGCTCCATCGCGCCCGCGTACACGGGGCGCCTGAGCACCGACCCGATCCCGCGCCTGCGGATGCCGGACGCGGAGATGGAGCCGGCGGCCGCCTACCGGTTCATCCACGACGAGCTCATGCTCGACGGCAGCTCGCGGCTCAACCTGGCGACCTTCGTCAGCACGTGGATGGACCCCGAGGCCGACAAGCTCATGGCCGAGTCCTTCGACAAGAACATGATCGACAAGGACGAGTACCCGTCGACCGCGGCGATCGAGGCGCGGTCCGTGGCCATGGTGGCCGACCTCTTCCACGCGCCCGGACTGTCGGAGACGGATCCGGCGACCGCGACCGGGGTGAGCACCATCGGCTCGTCGGAGGCGGTCATGCTGGCGGGCCTGGCGATGAAGTGGCGCTGGCGACAGCGCCGGGAGGCCGCCGGTCAGGATGCCACCAAGCCCAACCTGGTGCTGGGATCCAACGTGCAGGTGGTGTGGGAGAAGTTCTGCCGGTACTTCGACGTGGAGGCGAAGTACCTCCCGATGGAGCCCGGCCGCTACGTGATCAGCCCGGAGCAGGTGCGGGACGCGGTGGACGAGAACACCATCGGCGTCTGCGCGATCCTCGGCACCACGTACACCGGCGAGTTCGAGCCCATCGGCGCCATCTCCGAGATGCTCGACACGCTGGCGGCGGACGGCGGGCCGGACGTGCCGATCCACGTCGACGGCGCGTCCGGCGGGTTCGTCGCCCCGTTCCTGCATCCCGACCTGGAATGGGATTTCCGCAACCCGCGCGTGGTGTCGATCAACGTGAGCGGCCACAAGTACGGGCTGACCTATCCGGGCATCGGCTTCGTCGTGTGGCGCAGCAGCGAATACCTGCCGGAGGACCTGGTGTTCCGCGTCAACTACCTGGGCGGCGACATGCCCACGTTCACGCTGAACTTCTCGCGCCCCGGCAACCAGGTGGTGGGCCAGTACTACAACTTCATCCGGCTCGGCCGCGAGGGGTACCAGGCGATCATGGAGACGCTGCGGGACACCGCGGTGTGGATCGGCAAGCAGGTCGAGCAGATCGACGGGATGCGCCTCGTCAGCGACGGCACGGCCATCCCGGTGCTCGCATTCGAACGCGACTCGTCCCAGGGCTACACCGTCTTCGACGTCTCGCACGAGCTGCGCGCGATGGGGTGGCAGGTGCCGGCGTACACGATGCCGGAGGGCGCCGAGGACGTCGCCGTGCTGCGCGTGGTGGTCCGCGAAGGCTTCAGCAGGGACCTCGCGGCACGGATGATCGACGACCTGAAGACGGTGTGCAAGCGGCTCGAAGGGGGCGTGGAGATCAAGTCGGCGGCCAGGCACTTCGCCCACTGACGCGCGGCGGTGCCCGAACACACCCCGCCGGGCGGGATGCACTCTCGCGACCACGTCCACAGGGTGCTCGATGCGGCGTTGCGCGTGGGCTCGCTGCTGCTGTCGGGCAATTCGGGCACCGCGGACGTCGCGGCGACGATGTCCGCCATCACCGGGGCCTACGGGCTGCGGCACACGCAGCTCGACGTCACCGCGACGACGATCATCCTGTCGGTGCCGCGCGGAGTGGAGGGGGCGCCCCTGACGGCCATGTGGCACGTCGAGGGGCGTTCCCTCGACTACACCCGGCTGCACGCCGTCCTGGATTTCGCGCAGCAGGTGGCCGACGAGCGGCCGGACCTGGACTGGGTGCACGAACGGATCGACGAGCTGGATTCCGCTCCGCCCCCATACCACTCCTGGGTGTCCACCGTGGCGCTGGGCGTCATGGCGGCGAGCTTCTCGGTGCTGCTCGGCGCCGGCCTCGTCGTGGTCGCGATCGCGGCCGTGACGA is a window from the Tomitella gaofuii genome containing:
- a CDS encoding YhgE/Pip domain-containing protein, with protein sequence MRNAFRVLRRDLTRIGRAPKSWAIIIGLLVLPALYAWVNIVAFWNPYGNTEHINVAVVNQDEGASTELTGEVNVGEQVVDQLKTNNQLGWKFMDHDDAMDAVRSGASYAAIVMPPDFSKDLLTITTGDFVQPQLEYYTNEKANAIAPKVTEVGASTLDTQINSKFVSTVAQTIATEARQAGVDTGQWLIGSRSNTLTALDQALATVQAARMSLTDLAGALGPGAAAVSDARSALERVDSAIGDLTDAVSDAQGLVNEVQGDLFDFSETLTGAYVSGASNLTGATTRLKESIEQVAGGADAARSTLTTARRDVQAVIDANQALLATMRPLAAALPDAVPIKAQIRQVIDELSAQSSRDQELLATLDSATAGVSTVSDQTAAASEAMGAVERSSAALHGVLVGTFPGLNQSMSSLSASVGAFSSALDSQRVLVGEAVGMLSELESLLDETGTAVTSLDGNLQDVQSDLTTLQTDLNAITAADIWNQVSALTSLDPESIAGFMAGPVQIHENDLFPVPAYGSAMAPLFTNLSLWIAGFVLMVLFKLEADTEDVEGLTVRQAYFGRWLLFAVMSVIQGLLVSIGNVLIGVQTVNPVVYVATCVFIGLVYMSIIYALSISFGYIGKGIAVLLVIMQIPGASGIYPIEMMPDFFRALFPFFPFTYGIDAMRETIGGFYGLNYLRYMAVLTLFAALSFVLGVFLRQRLGNFARLFNSKLADTNLFLSEDVQTLGSRRRLTQLVRVLTNRDKFRADNDRHRSWLDMNHKALQRAALIIGGVGTVVLFVIGTAFPDAKATVLGLWGLLCLLVMAAIILVEYISQNIIYGAEVADLPDEELKRELAAEEVAIRSDAPLDQLELRGQN
- a CDS encoding YhgE/Pip domain-containing protein, translated to MNNIVTLIRQDFRQATRNVIPAMVLVGVVLIPSFFAWFNVLSSWHPFDNVSNLKIAVASADEGFESNLFPMRLNVGDQVISQLRANSDIDWQFVSKDEAIDGTKSEEYYAAIVLPPDFSQKMLTFLSPGASPVKVDLYVNEKKNALSSLITGEAATDVSTQINTSFTQTLDEVGLALVSSLATHLEDSDAQKTLDSLESAVGRISVQLKSAAGTADMFAGLLSSADTLLSSTGSLASSASHAVQDTTGAIGQGAESVSSARGVLTSASDMLSRVFAENADSYDTLRAAINRSFGQAPSAQQAGARLGQASGMVAEQVAGYTQLRDQLRAQESTPGLDLVTKKAVGLLADRVDAVIDRQEALKQRLDAAASPASQGNVDREATRNAILQDVDAAQSALADARDQYTNSLQPQLARLAADLQAVQGSFGGIGQDLRAAEQSLAAGAGSLKAGLADGETAARLLASNLGESADTFAQLEKALKDASNSGDLSEVSRIIGSNPAKLASELASPVSLETIPVFKVDNFGSQMAPLYSVLGLWVGALLLSVLIRTEVSRDALPPLKRPLRPWQEYFGHFAIFGGLAFLQSTILFAGLIGFVGVRPAHPFLLILAGWVMSFVFSLITYTLVLAFGEAGKAIAVLLLVVQISAGGGAYPLAVLPQWFQNISPFVPVSHATSAVRAAIAGIYEGDYWKDLGWLLLFILPVLFIGLVLRLAVKKFNDDLNSSLEGTKLMSV
- a CDS encoding glutamate decarboxylase, producing MTLPRTSGPNRTGSIAPAYTGRLSTDPIPRLRMPDAEMEPAAAYRFIHDELMLDGSSRLNLATFVSTWMDPEADKLMAESFDKNMIDKDEYPSTAAIEARSVAMVADLFHAPGLSETDPATATGVSTIGSSEAVMLAGLAMKWRWRQRREAAGQDATKPNLVLGSNVQVVWEKFCRYFDVEAKYLPMEPGRYVISPEQVRDAVDENTIGVCAILGTTYTGEFEPIGAISEMLDTLAADGGPDVPIHVDGASGGFVAPFLHPDLEWDFRNPRVVSINVSGHKYGLTYPGIGFVVWRSSEYLPEDLVFRVNYLGGDMPTFTLNFSRPGNQVVGQYYNFIRLGREGYQAIMETLRDTAVWIGKQVEQIDGMRLVSDGTAIPVLAFERDSSQGYTVFDVSHELRAMGWQVPAYTMPEGAEDVAVLRVVVREGFSRDLAARMIDDLKTVCKRLEGGVEIKSAARHFAH